Genomic window (Vicinamibacterales bacterium):
CAGCAGACATCGACATCTCCCTTGAAAACGGCAGCCGGCCTCAACATAACCCAAATCGATTGACGGCGGCCGCCGCCGCGCCTACGGTCTGCGCATGCCTTCCGTACGGCGCGACTTCAGCCAGGACGGCGACGGCTGCCAGCGCCGAGGAGCCAATCGCGGTGCTTGCGGACACCCCAATCGAACGTCACGGACTCGCGCGTGCTAGCATGCGCCGCTGATGCGCATCCTCTTCACTGCCGCCGTGGCATCGATGCTGGCGGCCGCGGCCGCGCAGCAGGGCTCCGTCGCGATTCACGTTGACGCCGCGGCCGGCCTCGGCCCGTTGTCGCCGATGTGGGCGATGTTCGGCTACGACGAGCCGAACTACACCTATACGGAGAACGGCAAGAAGCTGCTGGGCGAGCTCGCCGCAGCGAGTCCGGTTCCCGTCTATGTACGCGCCCACAATCTGTTGACCTCGGGCGACGGCACACCGGCGCTGAAATGGGGTTCGACCAACGCGTACACCGAGGACAGCGCTGGCCGTCCCCGCTACGACTGGACCATCGTCGATCGCATCTTCGACGCTTATGTGCAGCGCAAGATGAAGCCGCTGGTCGAGATTGGCTTCATGCCCGAGGCGCTCTCGACGCACCCCGATCCGTATCGCCATCACTGGGCCGCCGGCACCAACGCGGCGCTATACACCGGCTGGAGCTATCCGCCGAGGGACTACGACCGCTGGCGGGAGATCGTGTCGGCCTGGGCGCGGCATGCGATCGATCGCTATGGTACGCGCGAGGTCGAGAGCTGGTACTGGGAAGTCTGGAACGAGCCCGACATCGGCTACTGGCACGGGACACCCGAGGAGTATCAACAGCTCTATGACTACGCCGCCGACGGCCTGAAGCGCGTGCTGCCGGCGGCACGCATCGGTGGTCCGACCGTTACCGGCCCGAACGGCGAACGCACCCAGCAGTTCCTCCGCGGTTTCCTCGAGCACTGCGCCAGGGGCACGAATTACGCCACCGGCAGGACTGGTGCACCGCTCGATTACGTCAGCTTCCACGCCAAAGGAGCGCCGCGCGTCGTCGACGGCCCCTCGACTGCGCTCGGGACTGGGCACGTGCGAATGGGGCTCGCCAATCAGCTGAAGGCGATCGACAACGGCTTCGCCATCGTCGCATCGTTCCCCGAGTTCAAGAACACCCCGATCATCATCGGCGAATCGGACCCCGAGGGCTGCGCCGCCTGTGGCGTGGCCACCAATCCCGAGAACGCGTATCGCAACGGCACGATGTACTCGAGCTACACCGTGGAGCAGCTGGCGCGGACCTACGAGCTGGCCGATCGTCACGGCGTCAACCTGCGCGGCGCGCTGACCTGGGCGTTCGAGTTCGAAGGGCAGCCGTACTTCGCGGGCTTCCGCGACCTTGCCACGAACGGTCTCGACAAGCCGGTGCTCAACGCGTTCCGCATGTTGGGCGAGATGCGCGGCCAGCGGGTTCGCGTCGAGAGCAGCGGCGCGCTGTCGCTCGACGCCGTGCGCGACGGCGGCGTTCGCGGCACGCCCGATATCGGCGCGCTGGCCAGCCGGGACGATCGTTCGGTGACGGTCCTGCTGTGGAACTACCACGACGACGACCTGCCGGCCGACGCCGCGGCGATCGATCTCGCGGTCGACGGTCTGCCGCGAACGACGGTGACGATCGCGCACGAACGCATCGACAGCGATCACAGCAACAGTTACGAGGCGTGGAAGCGCATGGGCTCTCCGCAGCCGCCGTCCGCCGCGCAACTGGCGCAGCTCGAGACGGCGGCGCAGCTCGCGGCGGTGGAGCCGATACGGCGTCTGCAGACGCGCGACGGACGTATCCAGCTCTCGTTCCCGCTCCCGCGGCAGGGGGTGTCGTTGATCCGTGTGAGCTGGGACAAGGGACGGAGCGCGCCGACACCTTGACAATCTACATATACATATGTAGATTGTCATAGTATGCCGTCGCCGTCACCGGAATCTCCCAAATCGGATCTGCTCCAGGGGACGCTCGACGTCCTCATCCTCAAGATCGTCGCCCTCCGGCCGGTTCACGGCTACGCCGTCGCGCAACGGCTCCAGCAGATCTCGCGCGACGTGCTGCAGGTACAGCAGGGATCGCTGTATCCGGCGCTCCATCGCCTCGAGAAGCGCGGCTGGGTGCGCGCCGCATGGGCGGCGTCGGAGACGGGGCGCGAAGCGCGGTTCTACACGCTGACCCGCGACGGCCGGCGCCAGCTCGAGGATCAGCGCGCCAACTGGACCAGACTCTCCACGGCGGTCACCGCCGTGCTCAACACGGTGGAGTAAGGCGATGAAGTGGGGCAAACGCCGGGACCCTCGCGTCGGAGACGAGTTGCGCTATCACCGCGATCGGCTGATCGACGACTACGTGGCGGCCGGGATGGACCGGCCGTCGGCCGAGCGCCGCGCCTTTCTCGAGTTCGGCAACGTCGCGGGGCTGGAGGAAGCTGTCCGCGACGTGCGCGGACGCTGGCTGGCCGACTGCGGCGCCGACCTGCGCTACGCCGCGCGGGTCCTGCGGCGGAGTCCTGTCTTTGCCGCGGTCGCCGTGCTCTCGCTGGCGCTTGGCATCGGCGCCAACGCCGCGATCTTCTCGGTCCTCAACGGCGTCATGCTACGGGCGCTTCCGGTGTCCGACCCTGATCGACTGGTCGTCATCGCGCGGATGAACGACGCCGGCCGGCCGCTGTTCCTGGCGTATCCGCTGTTCGAGATCCTGCGTGATCGCCTCACGTCGACCTCGGGCGTGCTTGCGGCCGGCACGTCGGAGCAAACGGCCGTCATCGACGGAGAAGACGAGCTCGTCAGCCTCGACCTGGTGTCGGGGTCCTACTTCGACGTCCTCGGCGTCCAGCCGGCGGCCGGACGTCTCCTGTCGCAGAACGACGACTCGGTGGCGCCAGCAGCTCCGGCAGCGGTGATCAGCGACAGCTTCTGGCGGCGGCGCTTCGACCGCAGGGCCGATGCGGTCGGTAAGATCGTGAGGATTCGCGACCGGGCGTTTACCATCGTCGGCGTGACACCGGCGGCGTTCCACGGAGTCCGGCCGGAGCGAATGGCCGACATGGCGCTGCCGCTGCAGGCAATGCTCACCGAGCAGCAGCGGCGATCGATGAACCTCAACAACTACATGGTGATGGCGCGTCTCAGGCATGAGGCGACGGTGGCCCAGGCGAATGCGGAGGTGCAGACGATCCATGGCGGCTTCGTGCAGCAGCAGGCCTCGATGGATCGCGAGAAGGATCGCCCGATGATTCTGCGCCAGCGCGCGGTGGTGTTCGCCGCGCCCGACGGCTTCAACGCGATGCGCTTCGAGTATCGTCGATCGCTGTTCCTCCTGATGGGCAGCGTCGGGCTGGTGCTGTTGCTCGCCTGCGTGAACCTGTCGGGTCTGCTGCTGGCGCGGGCCGCCGCGCGGCAGCGGGAAATCGCGATCCGCCTGGCGATGGGCGCAGGGCGCGGACGCCTGCTTCGGCAGTTCTTCACCGAGAGCCTCCTTCTCGCGCTGCTCGGTGGCGCCATCGGGCTGCTGCTCGCGGGGCCGCTGGCGGCGCGGCTCCTCACCCTCCTCGTGAACGGCCGCCCGCTCGCGATCTCGGTCGCCCCGGACTGGCGCGTCCTGGCGTTCACGGGCGCGGTTGCGGCGCTGGCGTGTGTGCTGGCGGGACTGGCGCCGGCGTTCCATGCGGTGCGCGCCGCCGTCACCCCGTCGCTCAAGGAAGTCCGCGCACACGGATCGAACGCCCTCGGCAAGGCGCTGGTCGTCGCGCAGTTGACGATCTCGATGATTCTGGTCGTCGGCGCCGCACTCTTCATCGGATCGCTCGTCAGGCTCCAGGCCGTCGATCGCGGCTTCGACGCGGGCGGCGTCCTCGTCGTCGCCGTGCGATCGGCGCAGCCGTATCCCGCGGCGCGCGTCCAGGCGGTGACCGACGCGCTGTTGGCCCGGCTAAAAGCGTTGCCCGGCGTCACATCTACGAGCGCGGCGGCGGTGCTGCCCATCGGCGGCGGGCTCTGGGAGCGCAACGTCCAGGTCGAAGGTCACCAGTTCCGCGATACCGAGTCGGACGCGGTGGGCTTCAACGCGGTTGCGCCCGGCTACTTTGCGACGCTCGGCACGCCGCTCGTCGCCGGGCGCACGTTCGAGCCGCACGATACCCTGGCGGCGCCGCGGGTGGCCGTCGTCAACGGCAGTTTCGCGCGCTACTTCTTTCCCGACGGCTCCGTGCTCGGCCGACACGTCACCTCGGCAGGCACCACCTACGAGATTGTCGGCGTCGTCGCCGACGCAAAATACCAGGACCTGCGGGCCGACGTGATCAAGACGCTCTATGTCGCGGCGATGCAACGCGCGGGCGATCCGCAGCCGACCGGCATCAACTATGTCATCCGCGTCGCGGCGGGCGATCCCGGGCGGCTTGTCCCGGAGTTGACGCGCGCCGTGCGGGACGCCGATCCGGCGCTCCGCGTGCGCGAGGCGCGCGCCTACACCGACATCATCGGTGAGTCGATCGGCACCGAGCGTACGATGGCGACGCTCGGCGGCGTCTTTGGGGGCCTGGCGCTCCTCGTGGCGGCGCTCGGGCTTTTCGGATTGCTGGCCTTCCAGGTCGCGCGGCGGACCAACGAGTTCGGCGTGCGTACGGCGCTCGGTGCCGGGCGCGCATCGCTCATGCGGCTGGTATTGAGAGACGTGGCCGTCATGGTCGGATGCGGCGTCGTGCTCGGCTCGGCCGGCGCATGGATGACGGCCGGCGTCACGAGCTCGCTGCTGTTCGGGCTCACGCCAGGCGATCCCGGGACCTTCGCCACCGCCGCCGCCGCGCTGACCGTGACGGCGCTGGCGGCCGCCTGGTTGCCGGCGCGCCGCGCCGCGCGCATCGATCCGCTCGTCGCCCTCCGACACGAATAGGCCGGAACCGAGTAGCATTGCCGGCATGACGCCGCCTGACGTCACGACGGTCGATCTTCTCGCCTTCGGTCCGCATCCCGACGACATCGAAATCGGGCTGGGCGGCACCATCGCCCGCCATGTCGCGCTCGGCCAGCGCGTCGGCCTCTGCGATCTGACCGCCGGTGAGATGGGCAGCAACGGGACCGTCGCGGAGCGGCTGGCGGAAGCCGACGCCGCCGGCGCCGTTCTCGGCGCGGCGTGGCGCGTCAACCTGCGCTGGCCGGATCGCGACATCGGCGGCGACGATCAGATCCGCACCGCCGTCGCGTTGATCCGGCGCGCCCGGCCGCGGACAATCGCCATTCCGTACGGCATCGATCGTCATCCCGATCACGTCGCGGCGCACCGAATCCTGAACGAGGCCGTCTTCGACAGCGGTCTGCGCCGCTACGATCCGGCGACGCCGGCGTGGAAGCCCGAGCGTCTCTGCCAGTATTTCATCAACGATTCGGTGTCGCCGTCGTTCGTCATCGACGTCAGCGAAGCCTACGACCTGAAGCGGCGTGCGCTTGCCTGCTACGTCTCACAGTTCCGGCCGGCGGATGCGACGAAGGGCGACGTGGCAACACGCCTGAATTCGCCGACGTTCCAGCAGTTGATCGAAAGCCGCGACGCACAGTTCGGCGCGCTCGCCGGCGTCGCCTTCGCGGAGGGCTTCGTCGTTCGCGATCCTCTCGTGCTGTCGCTCTTGCCGGATAGTGGGGAACGCCGCTGACGAGTGCGTCGTGCATGAACGTCGGCATCATCTGCTATGCCTCGATGGGCGGCAGCGGCATCGTCGCGATTGAGCTCGGCAAAGCGCTGGCCGACCGCGGCCATCAGGTGCACGTGATCAGCGCCGACCAGCCATTTCGGCTTGGCACGTTCCATCCGGGGCTCGTCTTTCACCAGGTCAACACGCCCAGCTATCCGCTCTTCCGGGAACCACAGTACGTCATCGGCCTGGCGAATACCGTCGTTCAGGTCGCCCGCGAGCAGGGGCTCGACATCATCCACGCGCACTATGCGGTGCCGCACGCGACGGCGGCGGTGCTGGCGCGGCAAGTGCTCGATGCGACGCACGAAACACGCGCGCCGCGCGTCGTCACGACGCTGCACGGGACGGACATCACCGTCGTCGGCGCCGATCCTTCGTACTCCGAGATCGTCGCCTTCTCGATCGACCAGTCGGACGGGGTGACGGCGGTGTCGGAGAGTCTGCGGGCGGCGACATGCCGCGACCTGGCGATCCACCATCCGATCGACGTCATTCCCAACTTTCTCGACTGCACGGCCTATCGCCGCCTCGCATCGACAGACCTGCGCCGCCGCTACGCGTCCGACGAGACGCGTATCGTCATGCATCTGTCGAACTTCCGCCCCGTGAAGCGCATCGATTCGGTCGTCGAGGTGTTCGCGCGCATCGCCGCGAAGGTTCCCGCCGTGCTGCTACTCGCGGGCGACGGCCCGGAAGTGCCGACGGCTCGTCGGCGCGCCCGGCAGCTCGGGGTCGCCGACCAGGTACGGCTGCTCGGAGCTCAGGAAAACGTCCTGCCGCTGCTCTCGATTGCCGATCTGTTCCTGTTGCCGTCGGAACAGGAAAGTTTTGGCCTGGCAGCGCTCGAAGCGATGGCGTGTGACGTGCCGGTCGTCGCGTCGAACGCCGGCGGCCTGCCCGAAGTCATCGAGGACGGCGTGAGCGGGTTCCTGCATCCGGTCGGCGATGTCGAGGCGATGTCGGCAAGCGGGATCGCGCTGCTGACCGACGCCGCGCTGCACCGGCGGGTTGGCGAGGCGGCCGTGCGGGTCGTGCGCGAACGGTTCTGTGCCGAGCGGATCGTGCCGATGTACGAAGCGCACTACCGGCGGGTGCTGGCCAGCTAGCCGGACGTTCTGATGAAATGCACAGCGCGGCAGCGGGGACCGCGCACCAGTCGAGTGTCAGCGCAGCTTGGTGAGATCGACGTCGACGCGCCGGAAGTTCGTGTACGTCACGCGTCCTTCGAACGCCTGGCGGCCTCCGTAGCTGCCCGCGGCACCGCGGCCGCTGCTGTCCGCCGCGCCGGGTCCGCTGACCTCGGACTGGATGTACATCTCGACCGGGAGCCACAGCGACGTCGCCGGGTTGGCGGCATACGTAACCGTGACCTTCTGGTTGTAGGTATCGCCGGCGAGCATCAGTTCGGTTTGCCGCACGGTTCCGTCCGTGGGATCGATCCACAGGCGCCCGTTCGCGGGGGTCTTTTCGGGAGTCTGGACCAGCGGCTGGCCTTTCTTCTCGGTAAACCGCAGCACGGCGACTTGCGTCCCCTTCAGGTTCTTGAGGCCTTCGACCTTGTAGGTCGACCGTTCCTGGTTCTCGGGGCGGAGAAAGTCGAGCGCCAGCATCGCCTGATCGAGCGCGTGCAGATTGGGATCGAGGTACTGCGCCACCGCGCTCTCCGTCATCTCGTGGGCGGAGCTCCGCGACGTGGTCGTTGGCGACTGGAACAGCGCCATGAGCCGATCGTCTTTCGGTCTGATCGGCGCGCGGTCGAGCGCGACCACGTCCCGGAAACCGTCGAGGACGCCGCCCGATCGCCCCAGCCAGACGACACTGCAGTTTACGCGGCGCGGCGTCCCCATGCGGCCCGAGCCGATGTCGATCTGCGTAAACTCTTCGTCGGCCCCGACGGCGCCAAGGCGATCGGCGTACCCGGTCAGGTAGTTGCCCACGACCGTCAGTAGATCGGTCGCGGATGGAGCTTTTTGTGCCATCGCGGCGATCGGCAGCAGAGCCACGGCGATGGGTCCGGCGGCAAAGCGGGTCGCATGGCGGATCTTCATGGCAAATCAGACGCGATTATCCACCAAACGGCCGTCGTGCTCTTATTTTGGGCACCATCCACCCGTCATTTTCGTAAATCCACAGGGGGAGCCATGACGGACAAAATCACGTGGGAATCGGTAAAGGCGGAAGGCAGCGCGATCCTCGACAGACTCAAGGATTTACTCCGCGAAGGCAACATTCGGCGCGTGCGCGTCCGCCAGGGCGATCGCACCATTGCCGAATTTCCGTTGACCGCCGGCGTCGTCGGCGCGGTGTTCGCGCCGATTCTGGCGGCCGTCGCGACCATCGTCGCCCTCGCCAGCGACTGCCAGATCGACGTTCAGCGAGAGCCCGGCGCCAGCGCCTCGACGGCCGCGCCCGTCGACAAGACGTCGGCGGCCTGATCGGGCGTCCCCGATGGCGCAGGCAGACCGCAGGCGAGAAACGCCGGACGCCAGGGTCAGTCAGCCTGCCTGATCGGCAGCCGTCCTATCGCCCGCATACCGGCGCCGCCGGCGGCGTCCACACGGGGACGTCGGTCAGGGCGCTGGTGTCGAGCGTTTTCAATGCGTCGAGTGCGACATCAATCGTCGCGCACGGCGTATCGACACCGGCGACGATGCTCGTAGTGGGCTGCGCGTCAGCGACGAGCTGGTCGTTGAGCCGCCGCCCGAGATCGCGGTGCGCCAGCCCGAAGATGCCCGCACTGCCGTCGAGCGGCGCGAGCGCCGCGTCGAGCGTCTTGAGTGCCGCCGCCGCGTCGGGCGCCGCGCCCGGCAGACGCTTCGCAATCGCAGCGCGCAGCGCCTGCACGCGGTTGACCGCGCGATAGGTTGCGGCGATGCCCGCCACCATCCGTTGCTCCAGACGGAACTGCGCGTCGAGCGCCGCCGCGGTGATCGGGATGCGCGGATCGGCGGCGAGCGTGATCGCCTGCGTCGAGCTCTTGCCGTCCACAGTCAGCTTCGCGGTGTAGCTGCCAGGCACCACCATCGGTCCGACCAGCGTCGTCCGCGGTGTCTTGCCGGGAATTGCGTGCCAGCTGAGCGTGTATTCGCGATAGTCGAGCAGGTTGCCCGAATAGCCGTAGTTGAGCGTCGGCGGATCCGGATAGCGGAGATCCCACGTCACCCGATGCATGCCCGCCGTCGTCGGCATGACGGTCGGCGGCATGAGCCAGTATTCGGGGACGTTCGCCATCGTGGTGTCGACCGGCGGCGCCACGTTCGAGTACTCGCGGACGACGCGGCCGGCCGGGTCGGTGATCGTCATCGTCACGCTCGTCGCCGGCGTGCGCAGGTAGTAGTCGAGGATCGCCCCCTCGGGCGGATTCTCGCCGACCACCATCTCGGGCGGGACGGGCGTGTCCTGTGTGTTGTCCCAGCGCGCCCGTGAGACCGGCGCGGGCGTGAAGAAGAACGCGGACGCCGTCGAGGCCAGCGCCGCCTTCGCCTGGCGCAGCGGCGTGATGTCGTCGAGGATCCAGAAGCCACGGCCGTAGGTCGAGATCACGAGATCGGTGTCGTGCACGGTGAGATCGCTGACCACCGTCGTCGGCAGATTGAGCTGCAACGACTGCCAGTGATCGCCGCGATCGAAGGAGACGTAGACGGCATTCACCGTGCCGGCGTAGAGGATCGAGGGATCGGCGGGATCCTCGCGGACCACGCGCGTGACTGCGCCTCCGGCGAGGCCGGACGCGATCTCCTGCCAGCTCGCGCCGTAGTCGCTCGTGCGGTAGAGATGCGGCGTGCTGTCGCGCGACAGCAGCGCGACGTAGGCCGTCCCGGTGTTCGCGTGGGAGGCGTCGATCACGTTGACGGCGCCGCCGGGAAGATTTTTCGGCGTCACGTTCGTCCACGTCTTGCCGCCGTCCCGCGTCACCTGCACGACACCGGTGCTGGCGCCCGTCCAGATCACAGCCGCCGAGATCGGAGACAGCGCGAGGGCCTGGATGAAGCCGCCGGCCGCCGGAAGGGCGCGCGCGCTGCCGGTCGGCGGTTCCGCCGGCGGCGTTGGCGGCGCGATCGGAACGGTGAGATCAGGACTGAGCGTGCGCCACGTCGCGCCGCGATCGGCGGACGCCATCAGCCGCTGCGACGCCATGAACAGCGTCCGCCTGTCGGCCGAGAACGCGAGCGGTGGCGCGCCGCCGAAACGATCGTCGGCGGTCGGCTGGTAGAGGACGATCACCGCG
Coding sequences:
- the bshB1 gene encoding bacillithiol biosynthesis deacetylase BshB1 codes for the protein MTPPDVTTVDLLAFGPHPDDIEIGLGGTIARHVALGQRVGLCDLTAGEMGSNGTVAERLAEADAAGAVLGAAWRVNLRWPDRDIGGDDQIRTAVALIRRARPRTIAIPYGIDRHPDHVAAHRILNEAVFDSGLRRYDPATPAWKPERLCQYFINDSVSPSFVIDVSEAYDLKRRALACYVSQFRPADATKGDVATRLNSPTFQQLIESRDAQFGALAGVAFAEGFVVRDPLVLSLLPDSGERR
- the bshA gene encoding N-acetyl-alpha-D-glucosaminyl L-malate synthase BshA encodes the protein MNVGIICYASMGGSGIVAIELGKALADRGHQVHVISADQPFRLGTFHPGLVFHQVNTPSYPLFREPQYVIGLANTVVQVAREQGLDIIHAHYAVPHATAAVLARQVLDATHETRAPRVVTTLHGTDITVVGADPSYSEIVAFSIDQSDGVTAVSESLRAATCRDLAIHHPIDVIPNFLDCTAYRRLASTDLRRRYASDETRIVMHLSNFRPVKRIDSVVEVFARIAAKVPAVLLLAGDGPEVPTARRRARQLGVADQVRLLGAQENVLPLLSIADLFLLPSEQESFGLAALEAMACDVPVVASNAGGLPEVIEDGVSGFLHPVGDVEAMSASGIALLTDAALHRRVGEAAVRVVRERFCAERIVPMYEAHYRRVLAS
- a CDS encoding PadR family transcriptional regulator — protein: MPSPSPESPKSDLLQGTLDVLILKIVALRPVHGYAVAQRLQQISRDVLQVQQGSLYPALHRLEKRGWVRAAWAASETGREARFYTLTRDGRRQLEDQRANWTRLSTAVTAVLNTVE
- a CDS encoding DUF4342 domain-containing protein; protein product: MADLHGKSDAIIHQTAVVLLFWAPSTRHFRKSTGGAMTDKITWESVKAEGSAILDRLKDLLREGNIRRVRVRQGDRTIAEFPLTAGVVGAVFAPILAAVATIVALASDCQIDVQREPGASASTAAPVDKTSAA
- a CDS encoding ABC transporter permease translates to MKWGKRRDPRVGDELRYHRDRLIDDYVAAGMDRPSAERRAFLEFGNVAGLEEAVRDVRGRWLADCGADLRYAARVLRRSPVFAAVAVLSLALGIGANAAIFSVLNGVMLRALPVSDPDRLVVIARMNDAGRPLFLAYPLFEILRDRLTSTSGVLAAGTSEQTAVIDGEDELVSLDLVSGSYFDVLGVQPAAGRLLSQNDDSVAPAAPAAVISDSFWRRRFDRRADAVGKIVRIRDRAFTIVGVTPAAFHGVRPERMADMALPLQAMLTEQQRRSMNLNNYMVMARLRHEATVAQANAEVQTIHGGFVQQQASMDREKDRPMILRQRAVVFAAPDGFNAMRFEYRRSLFLLMGSVGLVLLLACVNLSGLLLARAAARQREIAIRLAMGAGRGRLLRQFFTESLLLALLGGAIGLLLAGPLAARLLTLLVNGRPLAISVAPDWRVLAFTGAVAALACVLAGLAPAFHAVRAAVTPSLKEVRAHGSNALGKALVVAQLTISMILVVGAALFIGSLVRLQAVDRGFDAGGVLVVAVRSAQPYPAARVQAVTDALLARLKALPGVTSTSAAAVLPIGGGLWERNVQVEGHQFRDTESDAVGFNAVAPGYFATLGTPLVAGRTFEPHDTLAAPRVAVVNGSFARYFFPDGSVLGRHVTSAGTTYEIVGVVADAKYQDLRADVIKTLYVAAMQRAGDPQPTGINYVIRVAAGDPGRLVPELTRAVRDADPALRVREARAYTDIIGESIGTERTMATLGGVFGGLALLVAALGLFGLLAFQVARRTNEFGVRTALGAGRASLMRLVLRDVAVMVGCGVVLGSAGAWMTAGVTSSLLFGLTPGDPGTFATAAAALTVTALAAAWLPARRAARIDPLVALRHE